In a single window of the Nicotiana tomentosiformis chromosome 10, ASM39032v3, whole genome shotgun sequence genome:
- the LOC138900169 gene encoding uncharacterized protein, with translation MTKIRGMLQQLIGTNGKMQEKLAAHDSAIKGIKTQLGQLSMALNNHPQGTLPADTNINPKEYNPNQLMAVSLRNGRDLDKEQEVAQSRRETTPTTPVTLEADESAELTKVVIEKAQVDKGKEKEGEQLSEHVVEKVSNKEKTPSSGHRLTPAPLPQRLAKQTKDDQYRKFMKMLRQIQLNIPPMDALREMPGYEKMTKDLMSRKFDFQDLSTVTLTQTCSAVVTRPMAQKVSDPGSFNIPCTIGSYTFAKALCDLGASINLMPLAIYTKLGIGRDRPSSMLLQLADRTVKRPTEILDDVLVQVGKFVFHTDFIILDCQVDEEIPIILGRPFLATGRALIDCETGELKMRLNNKKNNIQRSTIHEETQRICKLLASGGRGYDTGRGG, from the coding sequence ATGACAAAAATCAGGGGcatgctgcaacaactcattgggacaaatggtaagatgcaagaaaagttagcagCACATGATTCGGCAATCAAAGGCAttaaaactcaattgggacaGCTGTCTATGGCCTTGAACAATCACCCACAAGGAACATTGCCTGCAGATACAAATATTAACCCAAAGGAATATAACCCAAATCAGCTAATGGCAGTGAGTCTCAGGAATGGAAGAGATTTAGACAAAGAGCAAGAAGTTGCTCAATCTAGGAGAGAGACTACGCCAACTACTCCAGTTACATTAGAGGCAGATGAATCAGCAGAGCTCACCAAAGTTGTAATTGAAAAAGCACAAGTTGACAAGGGTAAGGAGAAGGAAGGTGAACAACTCTCAGAACATGTGGTAGAAAAAGTttccaacaaagaaaagacaCCAAGTAGTGGGCATAGGTTGACTCCTGCACCATTGCCTCAGAGATTGGCAAAGCAAACgaaagatgatcaatacaggaAATTCATGAAAATGCTTCGacaaattcaattgaatattccaccgatggatgctttgagggaaatgccaGGGTATGAAAAAATGACGAAGGACCTGATGTCGCGAAAATTTGACTTCCAGGACCTTTCCACTGTAACTCTGACGCAGACCTGCAGTGCGGTAGTGACAAGACCTATGGCTCAAAAAGTGTCTGATCCAGGTAGTTTCAATATCCCATGCACTATTGGGAGTTATACTTTTGCTAAAGCATTATGTGACTTGGGGGCCagtataaacttgatgcccttggcaatCTATACAAAACTGGGTATTGGCAGAGATAGACCGAGCTCAATGTTGTTGCAACTAGCTGATCGCACAGTCAAAAGACCGACAGAAATTCTAGATGATGTGCTTGTTCAAGTGGGGAAGTTTGTATTCCATACAGACTTCATTATTCTTGACTGTCAAGTGGATGAAGAGATAcccatcattctgggaaggccgttcttagccactgggagagcattgattgattgtgagactggagagttgaaaatgaggttgaacaataaaaaaaataatattcaaCGTTCAACAATCCATGAGGAGACCCAGCGAATTTGCAAATTGCTCGCTAGTGGAGGCCGTGGATATGATACTGGAAGAGGAGGATGA